Part of the Musa acuminata AAA Group cultivar baxijiao chromosome BXJ2-7, Cavendish_Baxijiao_AAA, whole genome shotgun sequence genome is shown below.
TGAGCTCGGCCGAGAGCTGGGATTGGAGCCTCTCCAAGTGAAGTTTTGGTTCCAGAACAAGAGAACTCAAATAAAGGTCTGCCTCGCCTTGCTCTTACCGCGCGTGCCCACCTACTAAAGACTTTTGATGTGAAAGCCATACGTAAGATATCATCGTACATCGCTTCCTCTGTTCATTCATACACACTCTGTCACATCATGCATGCAGAACCAGAGTGAGCGGGAGGAAAACCAAAGGCTCAAGGATGAGAACGACCGGCTGCTATCCGAGAACTTAAGGCTCAAAGAGGCTCTGACCGGTGCCTGCTGTCCCAACTGCGGTGGCCCTCCTCATCTCGGTGAGATGTCGATCGACGAGCAAGAGCTGCAGGCCGAGAATGCTCGTTTACAGGACGAGGTACGCACTTGGCTTACTCGTCAAGGATGAAAGGCTGCTATAACTCCGTGCCCTTCTTCTTGGTGCAACAGATCGGAAGGATCTCGGCGATAGTCACAAAGTACGCTGGTCAGCAGCTGATGACCTTCCAAACGCCTTCGTCTTCCATGGTTGGAGGCTTTAGGGCCCAACCAGAACCAGACATGACACTAAATGACAGCTCCAGAGGCGGAGAGGTTGTTTTCAGGCCTCACGATCGGCGAACCGAGATGGGAAGACGGACGGCATTAGCATTAGCACAAGTCGCTGCCGAGGAGCTTCTCGCAATGTCTCAGCTGGGCGAGCCTATATGGACTTGGGGCTACGACGGTTTCCGTGAAACCTTGAACCAGGAAGAGTACGCTCGGGCATTTCCCGGAGGGCTCGGGCCAAAGATGGAAGGCTTGAGAACCGAAGCAAGCCGCGAGACCGCAGTCGTTCGCATGCACACCGGGAGATTAGTTGACATCCTAATGGATGTGGTACGCaacacatgatgatgatgatgatgatgatgttgttgttgttcttcttcttctgaaactCTTACGAGTTGCATGGAATTCTACAGCAGTTGCATGCATTGACCGGATTGTGGATTGTGTTCCTCTTGATGATCTGCAGAGTAAATGGAGTGTGTTCTTCTCCAGCATCGTCACAAGAGCGACCACCGTGGAAATGTTTGCGACTGGAGTAGGAGAGGGCGGCTACGACGGCACTCTGCAATTGGTATAGCTCCGTTACATGATCTCGCTGTAGAGTGCATCTATATGTCTCTGCTATCGGTATAGCCCTGTTACAACAGAGACCACTCTGCTAACGTAGTTAATTGGCACTGGGAGCTCCGAGCTTAGTTCAGGTGTTGTCAGTTCACATACATTGATAAATGGTGAATTTAATTTGATTAATAGGATCTTTTATCGAGAAATTTGACATAGCAGAACCCTATTGTTCGCTTCTTAGCATTACTATTTTCATCACCATTTTGTTCATTGGCTATGTGCATTCTCAGATGGCTGCTGAACTACAAGTTCCAACCCCTCTTGTTCCTCTCAGAGAGAGCTTGTTTCTAAGATACTGCAAACGCCATGACGGACTCTGGGTGGTGGTTGATGTTTCTATGGAAGTACGTCTCAACCCGATGGCTCGGTACCGAAGAAGACCGTCGGGCTGCGTAATACAACAACTGCCAAATGATTACTCCAAGGTAATGAGCCGACAAAACATCGATCTCCACCTTGCAAGTTCCGTTAAACTGTTTCTCTTCCAGATCTGATCTCATGTGTCATGCTCGCTACTACGATGTAGGTGGTATGGATCGAACATGTCGAAGTGGATGACAGTGGTGTTCATGACATGTTCAAGTCGATGGTGAACTCCTGTCTAGCATTCGGAGCTAAAAGATGGGTATCAACAATGACGAGGCAATGTGAGAGGTTAGCTTGCCTCTTAGCCACGAACAGCTCCAGTGCTGATATAGCCGGTGATGACCCTTTCCTTTCCCTGTAAATTCATACGTCGCCTTGTTCAGCTTTCTATTTTCACATCTCTCTTTTTTGTAGCAAATCCTGATGGAACGAGGAACATACTCAAGTTAGCTGAGAGGATGGTGGTGAGCTTTTGCAGTGGTGTAAGTGGGTCTGTGGCTCACCACTGGACAAATATATCCGGGAACGTCGCCGATCATGTTAGGATCAGAAGCAGAAACAACGATGGAGATCCAGGGAGGCCTCCCGGAGTAGTTCTGAATGCAAGTACGTCCATCTGGTTGCCAATTACCCCGAAGAGAGTCTTTGAGCTCCTGCGGAGTGAGTCCTTACGCAATGAGGTATTCAGGGTTCCAGAAATAGTGCGTTCTTTCATTCTCATCCCCCAAAAGAATTAATTACTTGTGTTCTTCCTTTGAACTACACATCAATCGCTTGGATTATGTTTTCATGTGGTTATAGCCAGCCATTCCAAActcttttttatatttacatgTTAGAATCTGAGCCAGTTCACGATGACATGACTTGCTATTCCAAGGGACGACAGCATTAGCAGTGACGTATATGTTAGACATTAGCAAATTACCATGAGATTTCTTTCTTTCTGATGCAAAGCCAACTTAGTTTCTTAAACTATTTCTGACAACACAAACTTGTTTGGAAGAAGATGTAACCCTTCATCCGGTCGTTCTGATTTCGATTCTGTAGTGTACCCATACATAATTACATTCAAGATcaattgatctctctctctctctctctctctctctctctctctctctctctctcatgcatgACATGCTGGCATCCAGTAGGTGGTTGGATAGAAGATGTGTACATCAATCACATAGATAGATATTTGTAATTTTTCTTGCGTTTTATTGTTGTATGAAACAGTGGGATATTCTCTTGAAAGGAGGCATGATTCATGAAGCAGCTTGTATAGCCAATGGCCAACAAGGAGGCAATTGTGTCTCCATATACACCGTCGGAGTAAGTCTTTTGTTGttcctttttttcccctttttactCTTTCTACATTTTCTACTCGAATGCCTCGAGCTGATAAAAATGCATGCTGATCAATGAATGGTAGCTCCCTGAAGAAGAGACCACCAACATGATGATACTTCAAGAGAGCTGCTCCGACCCAACTTGCTCGTACGTGATTTATGCTCCTGTCGACGCTGCTGCCATCGCTGCGGTCCTCGGTGCTGGAGACCCCAACCACGTAGCGCTGCTGCCTTCGGGCTTCGCCATACTCCCCGATAGGCCTTCTTCCGCGGTCGACCATGATGCGGAGACTGACTTGAGGGGGGGTTCCCTTCTGACCGTGGCTTTTCAGATCCTAGTATTCTCGGGTCCCGGTTCCAAGATATCCCGTGGGTTTATAACGACAGTCGACGGTCTTCTATCCTGCACCTGTGACAGAATCAGAACCATTCTATCGGGCAACAGTGTTCGCTGACGCAGGAGGAAAAAGAGGATCCTTCATCGTAAGTCGATCTTCCTTCCGAAGTGGAAGTTTGCCTGCCTCCGATACTAGGaagatcaaatcatcatcatcatcatcatcatcagagatTTCTGATTGGCTTCAATAATCAAGAACTGAATGGAATTGATGTTTCAGGTCTATGATTCTGGAATCGTTTTTTGAATGCTTGCTCTCTAACTCGATTCATTTTCCCTTCACCTTGCAGGAGGAGAACCACTGGGACTGGGACTGGGACTGGGACTTCAAAGATCAAAGATGCATTTTCCACTCTTCAAGCCATGGCGGTCGTCCTTTGGTTTTCAGAACAGTAGTCCATGATATGATAATTAGATGTTTACCGTATGTATGTTAACAACCGGAACAGTCCTTTTTTCATTTTCAGCATGAGTTGAGGATATTTTTCTAATCCGAGCAATCTTCTTCCACTGTTATTCTTCTTGTTGTTGACCTTAACATGTTGTTCGTGATGGTGGGGATGAAGCACCTTGTGTTTATTTTACAGCATTTGTTATGTTAGTGAGGTTCTAGTTCGAGATGGCTAGGTAGACAGATTGGGATCTTCCTGGTTGCAAAGTTCCTCTATAGGGGTTGATCATCTGGGTTTCTTCGAGCAACCGATGATCCTGCATGATAGGCCGACACAGTCCTTTCGATACTTAAGTTAGCAAAAGAGAGAAGATAACAGTGTAAACTATACGATTAAGTTAGTGTGTAGAGAGCTCCCCTTCAACGATCCATAGTTGTTATGAACAGTGATTCATAGCTGTTATGCACGTTAGAACAATCTAATCAAATGATTGATATTTTGTGAGAATTAttactttttctttctttgttataTCAGTAGAACGGTCTCCGTGCCAAAAAGGACGCCACCCTTGGGTAGAAAAATCTCAGTTTTCTTAAAGGAGGCTAAACGATAAGGATTCTAACCTTCTGCTATCGGCCTCCTTATAATAAGTCATTAAAGAAGACTAATTCGTCTGATCCAGCAATGGCATCATCCACAAGGCTTATAAACTAAGCATGTTTCAAACATGGAGTGATAAATCTCGAATCGATAACAAGGAGTGGATGCACATTGTCACTtcacttctttttctttaaaGTATTTATGGGGTTGGACCAAAGAACTCATCTGATGCTTCTCATCATGGAGTTTGTCTCCCTTGTTTATCAATCCATCAAAGGCTTTAGATTTTATCTAATTCGACTCATAGCTCAAAATTTTACAGAGTTGTTTGTATCAATGATGTATcgaaagttttacaacatatctATGTATAAAACTATCGAGGAGTACAAGTCAAGGAGTGAACGAACTAAGACTACGACTCACTCCCCAACATGAGCCGATtaaaaattcatttttttcttttttttccttcatgTTAAATCTCTCAAAAGCAGGTTTGGTTCTTCTTCCTTTTGGAGTAGGGGGTGTCACGCATTGCCGTGCTCAATTCCCATGAGAAAGAACACATTAAAAACCATACATAATGATGATTCAATCTAGAATCACACGATCTAATATAtgcttatataaaaaattaatgatgGCAAATTCATCTAATTTTATGAACCGATATCGTCTTCCTTGTGGCTGGGTGTCTAATACACACGCAACGGTGTCCGTCCTTCCAGGAATACCCTCATCCCGAAATGCGCCCCACCCGGTTTCTCGGTATGAAAAGACGAAGCTGCCCTTTGGGCCTAGAGAGACCGTTTTAACGGTCGAATTTAGTGAGGCGGGAGCGGTTCTTTACGGGAAAGGTGGAGTCAAAAGTGGCAGCAACGGAGGAAACAGTCGCAGGATGCACTCCCACCACGAAACGGAAGAGAAAGAAGTGGAGAGGATGTGGGAAGATTGGGGCAGTTCGATCAAGGCGTAGAATAAGTTGGAGAGATCGTAGGAGAGAGAGGAACCAGACAGATAGAGGGAGAGAAAGAGGAGCAGCAGGGAAACCGATGGCGCAAGTAAGCAGAGGAGAACAGGCAGAGGAGGTCAATGGATCATCGATCAAGAGAGGGGATGAGGAGGACGCAGCAGAGGGGAGTGCGGGTTTCAAGCTTAACGTCCACGCGCCGGAGTTCGTACCCAGGTCACAGTTGCAAGCCGTGCCGCCCTTGTCGGGCTGCTTCTACCCTTACCTCCCTTTCTTCGAGAATGGATGCGGCGGCTCGGCTCTGGGGCCGGGTTGGTTCTACTTTGCGGAGCAAGAACCCATTCACTTCATCCCGGATTTCCATGGAAAGGTTGCAGGACATTCGAAGGACAGCAACGATGTGATTCAGAAGATCGTAAAGCAGGTCTCACTCATGCAATTCGTCCTCCGTTTTCCTCTACCGTCAATTGTTGCTATCATATCGCGTGCATTGCATGTGATGTAGGTGGAGTACCAATTCAGTGATACTAATCTGGTCGCGAACGACTTCCTAATGAAGATCATGAACAAAGATCCACAAGGCTTCGGTGAGTAGATGATGATGCCATTAACGGTTGATTCAGTAGGGAGATCGATCCTGTTTCAGACGAGTATACTCGATTCCTCTGAAGCAGCTAatccatactttttttttttgtccttctGGTCCCAGTTCCGATGTCGGTTGTCGCATCTTGGAAGAAGATAAAATCTCTGGGTGCAAACCATCACATGCTCATCAAAGCACTTGGGACCTCAACCAAGCTCGTGAGTGCTTCCTGCTTTCTCCATGCTCGCTCCACCGCATGTCATGACAACAACTGCTTCGGCTATCATGTTTGGCATCGAGCATTCACATTCCACTCTGCAGGCTCTTAGCGAGGACGGCAAGAAGATTCGGCGTAAACAACTCTTCACGGAGCGAGACAAAGAGGAACTGCAGGTAAAGTAAAGTAGGAAGCGCATCACGAATCAAGGAACAAGTTACTCGTCTTCCTTGTGTGTGACTCATGGCATTGTTTCGTCTCTCTGCTCTAGTCTCGCACTGTTGTGGTAGAGAACTTGCCCGAGGATTACTCACGTCAGAACCTTGGAAAGCTTTTCAGCGTTGTTGGGAGGTTAAATATACTTGTATTTTCACTCCTATCGATCgaccgaatatatatatatatatatatatttatatatagtattATAGCAGAGGTGTGAATTagctttaaaaagaaaaagagtttcTCGTTTTCCTGGACAGCGTGAAGAACATCCGGATATGCCATCCTCAAGAACCCAATTCTGCCACAAGTTCCAAAAGCGATGTGCTAATCAATAACAAGGTATGTTTCTCTCGGCAGATATATATGATGGGAGTTGAGTAGAATCGATTGCGCACTTTCCCAGTCCCGAGTCGTAAGTAGAATTATAACAAGGTATGATTTGATTGAAGCTGCATGCACTCGTGGAGTATGAGAGTACCGAGCAAGCTGAGAAGGCAGTAAGTTGACGAGGAATTGTCGTAGATTTGGCATTTTGTGATCCGTGCTAAACTTCGTCTCATTTACAGCGAAAGCCATTGTGCAGGTTGAGAAGCTAAACGACGAAAGGAACTGGAGAAAAGGCCTTCGAGTTCGAACTATGCTAAGATGCTCGGTACTTTTTAATCTCTTCTCTTCTCTAGGATTCATCGGCTAACCACGTACATACATCTTATTCTATACATGCTGAGCTCGCTTTTACTCCCTTTCTAGCCAAAATCCGTGATAAGAAGCAAGAAATTAGACTTCGATCACTTCGATCTGTACGCCGAGGACGATCGATCACCTTCCTCTCCAACATTAGGCTCTCCTCGCATCGAACACCTACTTGACCACAGCGTAAGTCGCCACCCGATGATTCCCATCTCTCATCGGCGTTCTTGAATCTCTGTTGCGTGTCTTGACAGACGGAAGACAACCAAAGCGGTTCCAGAAAAGGACGGGGAAGGGGGCGAGCCAAGTCGCATGGACTACTGCTTCAGAGTCACAGTGAGAGTGGCTTACTGCCCCACTCGCCACACTCAGGCGGCGCCCTCGGCCATGGAGAAGCCTCGAGCAAGCAGAGTCCGCAGGGGCCAAGAATGCCCGACGGCACGCGCGGGTTCGCCATGGGTCGCGGGAAGCCGCTGAGCCCTGTGCTTGGACGCGCGCCATCACCAGCAGCAGCAGGTCCATGAGTCGTCCCTTCACCCGTGAATCAGAAGCCGGTGGCTGTGGGGAACATCCCGCTTTCCTTCATAGCGATGGTGAAAGGTGTTGTAATGATTAGCTGCTCGCTGGCTGGGTTGATCGGAGTGAGCGACGCTGTAATTCTTCCCTCTTTTCCCACTGTCGAGTGCTCATTTTGTTCCTTCAttgcttcaaccactgatttgtaCGATGTAATGGTCTGCAGCTAGAAACCAATAAATCTTCGGATGAATACTTCGTtcctatgataaaaataattttatttaattaatttttatttttatttttattttttttaaaaaatattttatatgtatataataattttatttagttCAGTTTGAAATAATGATATTTTCATATACTTAAATTATTTATGTGAAATTAGATCAATttgaaatgatgatattttcggatgttgattttgtaaattatcTTGATAATAGGAATTTCAggataatttatagaaaaaaaatttgagtaatttatgatatattagaataatttttttctctaagaatgataagtTTATAGTTGTATGCATTATGGTATACAAtataaaatataagaataaaGAGTGCTGTGAGATTTTGAAGGTTGCAAACTCGATGGAGCATTATTAATCAATCTTGCATTCATGAGACTGTGAAGGTTTGAGCTGCCAAATAGTGAATCATAACTCCTTACGATAAAAGGAAAAcacacaccaaaaaaaaaaaaaaaaaaagaagaaaagagctgGAAATTTGGCAGAACAAATCCGGCTCATTGAATTAGTAGTAGATAGGTTCCCACCGTGGAGCCTAATTTGGATTTGATTTggttggatgatgatgatgatgatgtgggcCCACCCACCCCCAGTATGGATGGACCACTGCGGTTGAGGCTTTAATTGAGATAATGGCATTGCTGGCTACAGCTTGGAATGGACTCCTCCTCATAAAAACACACTCTCTCTCTTCCATTTTACCTCCGCTAGTACTCTATTTCCTCAGAAACACTGTCAGTCCTCAACCTGATTCACAccacattaataataataataataataataataataataataataaactctcTAAATGGTATTTAGTTGCCTTCAACTTAAAAACTACCACGAAAGGCATGTATGTGATGAAGTAAGTAGTAGGATCCAATTACATGGTGTTACTATAACCATTAATATCTTTCTTTACCAATTAGAAGAAGAATTTTTGGATTTGGAACCCTTTGTTGTTagcattaaaaaataattatgttaTTACATTAAAAAAACACTTTAAGGTCTGATTATTCgaaaattataataatactaATATGTCAGTAGAATtatactcatcaaaataaaatcttatatttcagttattataataaatattactaTACAGTTTCATAAATCTTAATATTTCAGCTCTTGTAAAAATATCTTATGAATgtaatgtaataataataataaaagaaaaagggtGAGAAATAAAGACTATTCGCGTCTTCTTCTTGTTTTCGGGACCTCAGTAAGAGAGacagacgagagagagagagagagagagaggtcatatGACATGAACGGCGGTTATTAATATGCTGTTGTTAATGCCGCCCGCTTCCCCCCACTGACtgccaccaccatcaccaccaccaccaccaccaccacttcaTCATCACCAATAAAAGAGActgcctcctcctccctcttccctcgCCCTTTCTACTTCAAGCGGAGAGGGAGACGGAGGGGAAGAGATATGAGAGGCCCTCCGCTGCTCTCTTTCCCTTGCGAGCTCCTCgccctccttctcttcctcctctgtgAGTCCATCTTTGCCTCTGCCGTTCTGATCCTTACTTCTCTTCCCTCCTTTGCCCGTTCTAGGATCCGTTCCCTTTCTCTTAATTTACCTCGATTTGTCATTCCGACCTGGGTTTTGAGGCTTCGGCTTGGCATTGTGAGATTGCTTGCTGGTTTGGTTGCCTTATCTTGTTGATCTTTGATGTTATTAAACATGGCTCCTTTCTGTTTGATTTTTGGTCAAGGAAAGAGTTCTCGTGACGATCTACTCGTATTTAGCACTAGTAGTCCTTTTACGAATTTTACTTGGTAAATTTGGTGTTTATTGGGTTCGCTTTACGCTCTCCTGGTAAGCTCATGGTTTCTTGGGGTTTTTCTTCACCGAAAAGCCGGCTGAAACCGCACTGggaccctttttttatttttatttttattatttagatGCTAGGGGTTGGAAAAGGTGAGCTTTTTTACTCATGAGTCCTCCCTTGATGAACCTCTCATTATGTTTAGGGTTTAGTGTCTTAAAGATGCCTTGTCTGTGCTTTCAACGAGCAATGCGGTGGAAATGTCTGTGGTCCGAGGTTGTAATCCGATTTAAGAATATGATCCCTGTGTTCCTACTGAAACCATGATGTTCTTGCGTAGAGCGCTGGCTTTGTGACTGCACATATTTGTAAGAAGATCTAGCTTCCTTCAGCCGCAATCGAAACTTTGTGATGTTACCTGCCCTTGTGGCATAAATTTCACTACAAAGTGGTTGTAGTTCACCACTCGTGTTGCTTCCTCCAGAGACAAGATATGATTTTGCCTATTGCATCTGGCCAATTGCAAATTTATTTACCTACTAGGAA
Proteins encoded:
- the LOC103991174 gene encoding homeobox-leucine zipper protein ROC2-like, which translates into the protein MLRKNNDPGNQMESSPVSRRGYEGAFPALALGQFMLEDQEQDDLLDDQMMDQLIPDVDEDFANTPGSEPTEGASEDELQDHGSRGKRKRHHRHTPDQIQRLEAFFKECPHPDDRQRNELGRELGLEPLQVKFWFQNKRTQIKNQSEREENQRLKDENDRLLSENLRLKEALTGACCPNCGGPPHLGEMSIDEQELQAENARLQDEIGRISAIVTKYAGQQLMTFQTPSSSMVGGFRAQPEPDMTLNDSSRGGEVVFRPHDRRTEMGRRTALALAQVAAEELLAMSQLGEPIWTWGYDGFRETLNQEEYARAFPGGLGPKMEGLRTEASRETAVVRMHTGRLVDILMDVSKWSVFFSSIVTRATTVEMFATGVGEGGYDGTLQLMAAELQVPTPLVPLRESLFLRYCKRHDGLWVVVDVSMEVRLNPMARYRRRPSGCVIQQLPNDYSKVVWIEHVEVDDSGVHDMFKSMVNSCLAFGAKRWVSTMTRQCERLACLLATNSSSADIAANPDGTRNILKLAERMVVSFCSGVSGSVAHHWTNISGNVADHVRIRSRNNDGDPGRPPGVVLNASTSIWLPITPKRVFELLRSESLRNEWDILLKGGMIHEAACIANGQQGGNCVSIYTVGLPEEETTNMMILQESCSDPTCSYVIYAPVDAAAIAAVLGAGDPNHVALLPSGFAILPDRPSSAVDHDAETDLRGGSLLTVAFQILVFSGPGSKISRGFITTVDGLLSCTCDRIRTILSGNSVR
- the LOC135616456 gene encoding la-related protein 6C-like, with the translated sequence MKIMNKDPQGFVPMSVVASWKKIKSLGANHHMLIKALGTSTKLALSEDGKKIRRKQLFTERDKEELQSRTVVVENLPEDYSRQNLGKLFSVVGSVKNIRICHPQEPNSATSSKSDVLINNKLHALVEYESTEQAEKAVEKLNDERNWRKGLRVRTMLRCSPKSVIRSKKLDFDHFDLYAEDDRSPSSPTLGSPRIEHLLDHSTEDNQSGSRKGRGRGRAKSHGLLLQSHSESGLLPHSPHSGGALGHGEASSKQSPQGPRMPDGTRGFAMGRGKPLSPVLGRAPSPAAAGP